A single window of Nicotiana sylvestris chromosome 5, ASM39365v2, whole genome shotgun sequence DNA harbors:
- the LOC104233649 gene encoding uncharacterized protein — MNQEGNSSKNKKAKNCIAAGSLASLLNQKVSSLKTKRIVQATRANDKHQLNLIEKQLPQLGAQMQEQLLQLPLPSASPPTQTQVQQKSLNSTSPASQVVPEQMQQLPLNSTTRTLQMVHEQFEDSSNHETNEQSKEQGPYAEKRKRVKTLMSSVHGRKEHKLIVLNENNQHIGPTDIVVVELGSFLGTLARNAPFCPLNVFNRRKLETKEDMWKYIKGKYDIPDAAKRWIFDSIANAWRKYKNQLMKDHFQVYENDELRMEKRLKMSKTNTENCKKLKCSHTAGKRSFARICEEKKKETSEPLSSKDIFVATRKRKPDRVYKASLKWKDFNHHKKVSQSFAAFASVMGPEHPGCLRLYGRGVTKASLKRKVGDFGPSLSSTDETMQENWRKWKKGWSIGCNKNLRIDPSMLAFNAHSPREASFVQQAAMQLINRLSTGSNNQGRAIEEGEGGDCEDLDLT, encoded by the exons ATGAATCAGGAAGGCAActcaagtaaaaataaaaaagctAAAAATTGCATTGCAGCTGGATCACTTGCATCTTTGCTGAACCAAAAAGTTTCATCGTTGAAAACAAAAAGAATTGTTCAAGCTACAAGGGCAAATGACAAGCATCAGCTGAATTTAATTGAAAAACAACTTCCACAATTAGGAGCTCAAATGCAAGAACAATTGTTGCAACTGCCTCTACCTTCTGCTTCTCCTCCAACCCAAACT CAAGTGCAACAAAAGTCACTGAACTCTACCTCGCCTGCATCACAAGTAGTACCTGAACAAATGCAACAACTGCCACTGAATTCCACCACTCGTACTTTACAAATGGTACATGAACAATTTGAGGATTCTTCCAATCATGAAACAAACGAACAATCCAAGGAACAAG GTCCTTATgccgaaaaaagaaaaagagtcaaaACTTTGATGTCAAGTGTTCATGGTAGGAAAGAGCACAAACTAATTGTGCTAAACGAGAACAATCAACACATAGGTCCTACTGATATTGTTGTAGTAGAGTTGGGTAGCTTTCTCGGCACATTGGCAAGGAATGCACCCTTTTGCCCTCTTAATGTGTTTAATCGGAGGAAACTTGAAACAAAAGAAGATATGTGGAAATATATCAAG GGAAAATATGACATTCCTGATGCTGCAAAAAGGTGGATTTTTGATTCAATCGCTAATGCTTGGAGAAAGTATAAGAATCAATTAATGAAAGACcattttcaagtttatgagaatgACGAGCTTCGAATGGAAAAAAGGCTG AAAATGTCCAAAACCAATACCGAGAATTGCAAAAAGTTGAAATGTTCACACACTGCTGGCAAAAGAAGTTTCGCTCGAATATGCGAG gaaaaaaagaaagaaacttcTGAACCTCTATCAAGCAAGGATATCTTTGTGGCTACGAGAAAAAGAAAACCCGATCGAGTATATAAGGCCTC GCTGAAATGGAAAGATTTCAATCATCACAAGAAAGTCAGTCAATCATTTGCTGCATTTGCATCAGTCATGGGACCTGAGCATCCAGGTTGCCTAAGATTGTATGGACGTGGGGTTACCAAGGCTTCCTTAAAAAGAAAAGTGGGAGATTTTGGACCCTCTTTAAGTTCGACTGATGAGACGATGCAAGAAAATTGGAGGAAATGGAAGAAAGGATGGAGCATAGGATGCAATAAAA ATTTACGGATTGATCCCAGCATGCTAGCTTTCAATGCTCATTCACCCAGAGAAGCTTCCTTTGTACAACAAGCTGCTATGCAACTAATCAATCGTCTATCTACTGGGAGTAATAATCAAG GTCGAGCAATTGAAGAAGGGGAAGGTGGAGATTGTGAAGATCTAGACCTTACTTAA